A single genomic interval of Pelagerythrobacter marensis harbors:
- the trxA gene encoding thioredoxin, with translation MATVNVTDASFQTDVLESDKPVLVDFWADWCGPCKMIAPALEEISDELGDQVTIAKMDIMENTGVPGEMGVQSIPFMVLFKGGKAVAQKVGAAPKSQLKGWLESELQAIG, from the coding sequence ATGGCGACTGTCAATGTCACCGACGCCAGCTTTCAGACCGACGTTTTAGAAAGTGACAAACCCGTTCTGGTTGATTTCTGGGCTGACTGGTGCGGCCCGTGCAAGATGATCGCGCCTGCGTTGGAAGAGATCAGCGACGAACTGGGTGACCAGGTGACGATCGCCAAAATGGACATCATGGAAAACACCGGCGTCCCGGGCGAGATGGGCGTGCAATCGATCCCCTTCATGGTCCTTTTCAAGGGTGGGAAGGCCGTGGCGCAAAAAGTGGGGGCTGCTCCCAAAAGCCAGCTCAAAGGCTGGCTGGAGAGCGAACTTCAAGCGATTGGCTGA
- the addA gene encoding double-strand break repair helicase AddA: MSGKVYPLHGSQRQAVDPRECVWLSASAGTGKTQVLSARVLRLLLQPDTDPSQILCLTFTKAGAAEMAVRVNEVLARWVRMDAASLASELKAIGAPFDPETQARARTLFASVLDTPGGGLRIDTIHAFAQWLLATFPEEAQIAPGSQPMEDRDRELLSREVLADMLVAAEREADSATLDAIARLSCDKGVDGVRGWLMRCAGASELWTGPGSWQPPMRPRVNRLLGLAADAKAEDAAALCAEGTFDLAALHDCLTHYRGWKGKQGAAAVEAIGDWLGASPAERARGIDRLADALFFKNGNPRLPKSADAAFTDASARAGAAIARVREFLGLVALAETIAPQLELGRKFALLWEEAKAREGLVDFDDQIRRAADLLRRSDMAAWVRYKLDRRFDHILIDEAQDTNAAQWAIVFALIDDFFAGEGAHDDKLRTIFTVGDYKQAIFRFQGTSPENFEAARARVKAAMEAAAQGARESRAGVPVRELRQYGLGESFRTGQPVLDFVDRAIDAIGYPELGLSRPADRHKGRFDTGLVTLWRPVAGGMEGEDDEGEEGWLARHDRQMADRIARQVRSWLDNGFTLAKHDPPRNAGPGDIMVLVRKRKELAGLIVARLHAAGVPVAGVDRLRLGAPLGVKDLMAAMRFAAQPLDDLNLANLLVSPLGGWSQEDLLAHAHRPRGVRLWAHLLSSRDPFVARTREALGALLARADYELPQSLLRWILVGPWQGRRKLVARLGREANDPIDELLNAAHAYATAHSASLQGFIRWFDAGDGELKREAGEGGGLVRVMTAHGSKGLQAPIVILADATGAPPTGGALALAEKVPGEEVPRTVPVPALSKEQRLGPVAAAHAEALAEEMREHWRLLYVAMTRAEEALFIGGSLGPRDRGEPHPDSWYARLAPLFEGEALADDIWGARWEIGSPGPKVAIERLQMERRMPPVPAWATTVVGSEPRPPRPLAPSSAGEDSGADPPYPPDRLREAALRGTLIHKLLERLPDVAEAHREDLGRRWLARQGRDFSEEIREEILSSALEVMADPAFSHVFGPSALAEVPLAAIVENQVVAGTADRLLVEADKVIVVDFKTTRRPPESLDGIPRATLRQMGAYTAALERIYPGRAIEAAVLYTQIPRLIAIPGAVLTQQKVALSAAQESFERPPVEPSKPAPK; the protein is encoded by the coding sequence ATGAGCGGCAAGGTCTATCCCCTGCACGGCAGCCAGCGCCAGGCGGTCGACCCGCGCGAATGCGTCTGGCTTTCGGCCTCGGCCGGGACCGGCAAGACGCAGGTGCTCTCCGCCCGCGTGCTGCGCCTGCTGCTGCAACCCGATACCGACCCTTCGCAGATCCTGTGCCTTACGTTCACAAAGGCCGGTGCAGCCGAAATGGCGGTGCGCGTGAACGAGGTTCTCGCCCGGTGGGTGCGGATGGACGCCGCCTCGCTGGCGAGCGAGCTGAAGGCTATCGGCGCGCCGTTCGATCCCGAAACCCAGGCGAGGGCGCGCACGCTGTTCGCAAGCGTGCTCGACACGCCGGGCGGGGGCTTGCGGATCGACACGATCCACGCATTTGCCCAGTGGCTGCTGGCGACATTCCCGGAAGAGGCGCAGATTGCGCCCGGGTCGCAGCCGATGGAAGATCGCGACCGCGAACTGCTTTCGCGCGAGGTGCTGGCGGACATGCTGGTCGCGGCCGAGCGAGAAGCGGACTCCGCGACGCTCGACGCGATCGCTCGGCTCAGTTGCGACAAGGGTGTCGACGGGGTCCGGGGCTGGCTGATGCGCTGCGCCGGCGCGAGCGAACTCTGGACAGGCCCCGGATCGTGGCAGCCGCCGATGCGGCCGCGGGTGAACCGCCTGCTGGGCCTGGCGGCGGATGCGAAGGCGGAAGACGCCGCGGCCCTTTGCGCCGAAGGGACTTTCGACCTTGCCGCTTTGCACGATTGCCTGACGCACTATCGCGGATGGAAGGGCAAGCAGGGCGCGGCGGCGGTCGAGGCGATCGGCGATTGGCTGGGGGCGTCTCCGGCTGAACGCGCGCGCGGGATCGACCGCTTGGCCGACGCGCTGTTCTTCAAGAACGGCAACCCCCGCTTGCCCAAGTCCGCCGATGCCGCGTTCACCGACGCGAGCGCGCGGGCAGGGGCCGCTATTGCGCGGGTCCGCGAGTTCCTCGGCCTCGTCGCTCTGGCCGAAACGATCGCTCCCCAGCTCGAGCTGGGGCGCAAGTTCGCCCTGCTATGGGAAGAGGCCAAGGCGCGCGAGGGGCTGGTCGACTTCGACGACCAGATCCGCCGTGCAGCCGATCTGCTGCGCCGTTCGGACATGGCCGCCTGGGTCCGTTACAAGCTGGACCGGCGTTTCGATCACATCCTGATCGACGAGGCGCAGGATACCAATGCCGCGCAGTGGGCGATCGTCTTTGCGCTGATCGACGATTTCTTTGCCGGGGAGGGGGCGCACGACGACAAGCTGCGCACGATCTTCACCGTCGGCGACTACAAGCAGGCGATCTTCCGCTTTCAGGGTACCAGTCCAGAGAATTTCGAGGCGGCGCGGGCGCGCGTGAAAGCGGCAATGGAGGCCGCGGCGCAGGGCGCGAGAGAGTCGCGCGCCGGGGTGCCCGTTCGCGAATTGCGGCAATACGGGCTCGGCGAATCGTTCCGTACGGGGCAACCGGTGCTGGATTTCGTCGACCGGGCGATCGACGCGATCGGCTACCCGGAACTCGGACTGTCGCGTCCGGCCGATCGGCACAAGGGGCGGTTCGATACCGGGCTGGTGACTCTGTGGCGCCCGGTTGCAGGAGGCATGGAGGGTGAGGACGACGAGGGCGAGGAAGGCTGGCTCGCGCGTCACGACCGGCAAATGGCCGACCGTATTGCCCGCCAGGTCAGATCGTGGCTGGACAATGGCTTTACGCTCGCCAAGCACGATCCGCCGCGCAACGCCGGGCCGGGCGACATCATGGTGCTGGTCCGCAAGCGCAAGGAACTGGCGGGGCTGATCGTCGCGCGGCTCCACGCGGCGGGCGTGCCGGTGGCAGGGGTGGACCGCCTCCGGCTGGGTGCGCCGCTGGGTGTCAAGGACCTGATGGCGGCGATGCGTTTCGCAGCCCAGCCGCTCGACGATCTCAATCTCGCCAATCTGCTCGTGTCTCCGCTCGGCGGCTGGAGCCAGGAGGATCTGCTGGCACATGCCCACAGGCCGCGCGGTGTACGGCTGTGGGCGCACTTGCTCTCATCCCGCGATCCCTTCGTTGCTCGAACGCGGGAGGCGCTGGGGGCCCTGCTGGCGCGTGCGGATTACGAATTGCCGCAATCGCTGCTGCGCTGGATCCTGGTCGGCCCCTGGCAGGGGCGGCGCAAGCTGGTTGCGCGGTTGGGGCGCGAAGCCAACGATCCGATCGACGAACTTCTCAATGCAGCCCATGCCTATGCCACGGCGCATTCGGCCAGTCTTCAGGGGTTCATCCGCTGGTTCGACGCCGGCGATGGCGAGCTGAAGCGCGAGGCGGGCGAGGGCGGCGGGCTTGTGCGCGTGATGACCGCGCACGGATCGAAAGGGCTTCAGGCGCCAATCGTCATCCTGGCCGACGCCACCGGCGCACCGCCGACCGGCGGGGCGCTGGCATTGGCGGAAAAGGTCCCGGGCGAAGAGGTGCCGCGAACAGTGCCTGTCCCGGCCCTTTCGAAGGAGCAGCGCCTCGGCCCCGTCGCCGCAGCCCACGCGGAAGCCTTGGCGGAGGAGATGCGGGAGCACTGGCGGCTGCTCTACGTTGCGATGACCCGGGCGGAAGAGGCGCTGTTCATCGGCGGATCGCTCGGCCCGCGCGACAGGGGAGAGCCGCATCCCGACAGCTGGTATGCCCGCCTTGCGCCGTTGTTCGAAGGCGAAGCCCTTGCCGACGACATATGGGGCGCGCGGTGGGAAATCGGCTCGCCTGGACCGAAAGTTGCGATAGAGCGCCTGCAAATGGAGCGTCGCATGCCACCGGTACCCGCCTGGGCCACGACCGTGGTCGGTTCGGAACCGCGCCCGCCGCGCCCCCTCGCACCATCGTCGGCCGGCGAGGACAGTGGCGCCGATCCCCCCTATCCGCCCGACCGCCTGCGCGAAGCGGCGCTGCGTGGCACTTTGATCCACAAGCTGCTGGAACGCCTGCCCGACGTGGCAGAAGCCCATCGCGAAGATCTTGGTCGACGGTGGCTGGCGCGTCAGGGGCGCGATTTCAGCGAAGAGATAAGAGAGGAAATTCTGTCCAGCGCACTGGAAGTCATGGCTGATCCGGCTTTCTCGCATGTTTTCGGCCCTTCCGCGCTCGCCGAAGTACCGTTGGCGGCAATTGTCGAGAACCAGGTTGTGGCCGGGACCGCGGATCGTCTCCTGGTCGAAGCCGACAAAGTGATCGTGGTCGACTTTAAGACCACCCGGCGTCCGCCGGAGTCGCTGGATGGGATACCGCGCGCCACTTTGCGTCAGATGGGCGCTTATACCGCAGCCCTGGAGCGTATATATCCCGGTCGTGCGATTGAGGCTGCCGTACTTTATACGCAGATACCCCGATTGATCGCCATACCTGGCGCTGTACTGACGCAGCAGAAAGTCGCCTTGTCGGCCGCGCAGGAAAGCTTTGAACGGCCCCCCGTTGAGCCAAGCAAACCCGCTCCTAAATAA
- the addB gene encoding double-strand break repair protein AddB: MAERSGPGVYSIAAHRGFADALVAGLVPRYAQGDLGLARLTLLLPSARAVRTVTEAFIRHFGAAERGGMLMPRMAAVGDLDLDETLGPLLDPLGAADVPPAVEPTRRWLILAELIDRAMEALGRAPRPSAAGRLRLAREIGQTMDRLLVEGVAPDDLWAEPVMQALAEVAAHWSENTKLFYAVQKMWLAELETLGMVDAATRRNMLFAQAARQWRDRPPPTPVVAAGVTSAAPELARLLRVIADFPDGAVILPDLDLSLDDDVWDELGRAGNAPEPNDSAFARGDAVTHPQYHLKLLLNRMGVARGEVRPWHRRGVGAAEPERSHAISSLFLPPQASTRWVDLPPEKRRLAGVRIMESANPEEEAQAIALLVRRALSEAGRRVAVVTPDRGLASRVAGHLRRWNIEADDSAGRPLSQTAAGRVLLLLADVLADDVSPVALFALLEHPLAGEPFGRAAWLEHARILELELRGPRPAAGLAPIRERVGRLADRTGGLAEWWQAVEAILAPLLDFEEEQRSLGAHVAALARAAEALCGEHVWAREDGRALSAFVDDLRLHEADAGLALAPGDLPAVLREAMELVAVRPPYGGHPRVAIYGLLESRMARADLVICGGLNEGTWPPRPAPDPLLAPPVMRALGVPGADFRIGLSAHDLAGALGAPEVVLSRAARDESGPAIPSRFLLRVKALLGDRLLEKHRETAAVELARSLDDTPGEPPVYPRPAPRPAAAQRQVDIAVTALDRLLGDPYQFYAREILGLRSLDTLDAEPSAAWQGIAAHAILERWHRARMADPAACLAPVADDVLEEMNMHPLMRGLWRPRLLAALEWVEREIGDDKERQVVAIERKGEMTVDGVRIHGRADRIDRLADGRLAIVDYKTGKPPGWKMVEQGFALQLGLIGMMAREGGIADVEGEPAAFEYWSLAKNREGDFGYIETPLRIGRKTTGIEPERFLPLTEAKLREAIADYINGTEPFVARKNPDYPGYADYDQLMRLDEWQARVDDAPEGEGA; encoded by the coding sequence GCGGGATGCTGATGCCACGCATGGCCGCGGTGGGCGACCTGGATCTCGACGAAACGCTGGGGCCACTGCTCGATCCGCTCGGCGCGGCGGATGTCCCGCCCGCGGTGGAGCCGACGCGGCGCTGGCTGATCCTCGCCGAATTGATCGATCGCGCGATGGAGGCGCTCGGACGCGCCCCGCGTCCCTCCGCAGCAGGGCGCCTGCGTCTGGCGAGAGAAATCGGGCAGACGATGGATCGCCTGTTGGTGGAAGGGGTCGCGCCTGACGACTTATGGGCCGAACCGGTCATGCAGGCTCTGGCTGAAGTAGCCGCCCACTGGAGCGAGAATACCAAGCTGTTCTACGCGGTCCAGAAGATGTGGCTGGCGGAGCTGGAAACACTGGGCATGGTCGATGCGGCCACGCGGCGGAACATGCTGTTTGCACAGGCTGCGCGGCAATGGCGGGACAGGCCGCCGCCCACGCCCGTGGTCGCCGCAGGGGTTACCAGCGCGGCTCCCGAACTGGCGCGATTGCTGCGGGTAATCGCGGATTTTCCCGATGGCGCCGTGATCTTGCCGGATCTCGATCTTTCCCTGGACGACGATGTATGGGACGAGCTTGGCCGCGCCGGGAACGCGCCCGAGCCGAACGACAGCGCCTTCGCGCGCGGCGATGCCGTCACGCACCCCCAGTACCATCTCAAGCTGCTGCTCAACCGCATGGGCGTGGCTCGCGGCGAGGTCCGCCCCTGGCACCGGCGCGGTGTCGGCGCGGCCGAGCCGGAGCGCAGTCACGCGATTTCAAGCCTGTTTCTGCCGCCGCAGGCCAGCACGCGCTGGGTCGATCTGCCGCCGGAAAAGCGCCGACTGGCAGGGGTGCGGATCATGGAAAGCGCCAATCCTGAGGAGGAGGCGCAGGCGATTGCGCTGCTGGTGCGTCGTGCGCTGTCGGAGGCCGGCAGGCGCGTCGCGGTTGTAACACCCGACAGGGGGCTGGCATCGCGCGTTGCCGGGCATTTGCGCCGCTGGAATATAGAGGCCGACGATTCCGCGGGCAGGCCCTTGTCGCAGACTGCGGCAGGACGGGTTCTTCTCCTGCTCGCCGATGTCCTGGCGGACGACGTTTCGCCGGTCGCACTGTTTGCGCTGCTGGAGCATCCCCTGGCGGGCGAGCCGTTCGGCCGCGCCGCCTGGCTCGAACACGCTCGCATTCTGGAGCTGGAACTGCGCGGCCCGCGTCCGGCGGCCGGCCTTGCGCCGATTCGCGAGCGTGTCGGCCGTCTTGCCGATCGCACAGGCGGCCTTGCCGAATGGTGGCAGGCGGTGGAAGCGATCCTGGCGCCGCTGCTGGACTTTGAGGAAGAGCAGAGAAGCCTCGGCGCACATGTCGCCGCACTCGCCCGGGCGGCGGAGGCCTTGTGCGGAGAGCATGTCTGGGCTCGCGAGGACGGCCGCGCGCTGTCCGCCTTCGTCGACGACTTGCGGCTGCACGAGGCCGACGCCGGCCTCGCCCTCGCGCCCGGCGACCTGCCGGCCGTGCTGCGCGAGGCGATGGAACTGGTCGCAGTGCGGCCTCCGTACGGCGGGCACCCGCGCGTGGCGATCTACGGCCTGCTCGAATCGCGCATGGCCCGGGCCGATCTGGTGATTTGCGGCGGTCTCAACGAAGGCACATGGCCGCCACGCCCCGCGCCCGACCCGCTGCTCGCCCCGCCGGTCATGCGAGCGCTGGGCGTACCGGGGGCGGACTTCCGCATCGGATTGTCGGCGCACGATCTCGCCGGGGCGCTGGGCGCGCCCGAGGTCGTGCTCAGCCGCGCGGCGCGCGACGAGAGCGGGCCGGCGATCCCGTCGCGTTTCCTGTTGCGGGTCAAGGCGCTGCTGGGCGACCGATTGCTCGAGAAGCATCGCGAGACGGCGGCCGTGGAGCTTGCCCGCTCTCTCGATGATACCCCCGGGGAGCCGCCGGTCTATCCGCGCCCCGCGCCGCGCCCCGCCGCTGCGCAGCGCCAGGTCGATATCGCGGTGACCGCGCTCGACCGGCTGCTGGGCGACCCTTACCAGTTCTATGCCCGCGAAATTCTCGGTCTGCGCAGTCTCGACACGCTGGATGCGGAGCCCTCCGCCGCGTGGCAGGGCATTGCCGCACACGCGATCCTCGAACGCTGGCACCGCGCGCGGATGGCCGACCCTGCGGCGTGCCTCGCGCCCGTGGCCGACGATGTCCTGGAAGAGATGAACATGCATCCGCTCATGCGCGGACTATGGCGGCCGCGCCTGCTCGCGGCGCTCGAATGGGTCGAGCGGGAGATTGGGGACGACAAGGAGCGGCAAGTCGTCGCGATCGAGCGCAAAGGCGAGATGACGGTGGACGGTGTCCGCATCCACGGTCGGGCCGACCGGATCGACCGCCTGGCGGATGGCAGGTTGGCGATCGTCGACTACAAGACCGGCAAGCCGCCGGGGTGGAAGATGGTGGAACAGGGCTTTGCGCTCCAGCTCGGGCTGATCGGGATGATGGCGCGCGAAGGAGGAATCGCCGATGTCGAAGGCGAGCCGGCGGCGTTCGAGTATTGGTCGCTGGCCAAGAACCGCGAGGGCGATTTCGGATATATCGAGACGCCCCTGCGCATCGGTCGCAAGACGACGGGGATCGAGCCGGAACGCTTCCTTCCCCTGACAGAGGCGAAGCTGCGCGAAGCGATCGCCGACTATATCAACGGCACGGAGCCTTTCGTCGCGCGCAAGAATCCCGACTATCCCGGCTATGCCGATTACGACCAGCTTATGCGGCTCGACGAATGGCAGGCGCGGGTCGACGACGCGCCTGAAGGCGAGGGCGCATGA
- a CDS encoding inositol monophosphatase family protein, producing the protein MALLRRVGEEAIMPLYRALDDGQIEAKAPGDVVTVADHAAEAMLTEALAAFEPALPVVGEEAAHADASVVDALSGDCWIVDPLDGTRNFARGQAPFGILVARAEGGVARDGWIYDCLSGRFCAAHAGAGAFVDGERIVARDTGQTPPLAAISLLFMDEARREAVKRQVAPHYRLTDIPFCAAEQYPRLALGVNDVSIFERTLPWDHAAGSLWLNEAGGKAARPDGSVYRVDDWNRPGLLGAASPALWDSLAARMVGL; encoded by the coding sequence ATGGCGCTGCTGCGGCGCGTCGGCGAAGAGGCGATAATGCCACTCTATCGCGCGCTCGACGATGGACAGATCGAAGCCAAGGCCCCGGGCGACGTCGTAACCGTCGCCGACCACGCTGCCGAGGCTATGTTGACTGAAGCGCTGGCCGCGTTCGAGCCTGCCCTGCCCGTGGTCGGCGAAGAAGCTGCCCATGCCGATGCATCGGTCGTGGACGCTCTTTCCGGCGATTGCTGGATCGTCGATCCGCTCGACGGAACCCGCAATTTCGCGCGCGGCCAGGCGCCGTTCGGAATCCTCGTGGCGCGTGCCGAAGGCGGCGTTGCGCGGGACGGCTGGATCTACGACTGCCTCAGCGGCCGGTTCTGCGCCGCGCACGCAGGCGCCGGCGCATTCGTCGACGGTGAACGGATCGTGGCCCGCGACACCGGGCAAACACCTCCGCTGGCGGCCATTTCACTGCTGTTCATGGACGAGGCCCGGCGCGAAGCGGTGAAGCGGCAGGTGGCGCCCCACTATCGCCTGACCGACATTCCGTTCTGCGCCGCCGAGCAATATCCCCGGCTGGCGCTGGGCGTAAACGATGTCTCGATCTTCGAACGCACGCTGCCCTGGGACCATGCCGCGGGCTCACTTTGGCTGAACGAAGCGGGCGGCAAGGCCGCGCGACCCGACGGGTCGGTCTATCGCGTCGACGACTGGAACCGGCCGGGCCTGCTGGGCGCGGCCAGCCCTGCCCTGTGGGACTCTCTGGCCGCGCGCATGGTCGGCCTCTAG
- the argJ gene encoding bifunctional glutamate N-acetyltransferase/amino-acid acetyltransferase ArgJ, with translation MDLDRSPLAAPFPDLPKIAGVTPRVARAGYKDWGRCDLTYVELAENTAVAGLFTRNVCCSSEVELGREQVRGGRARALVVNAGNSNAFTGYRGREAVEQIMAQVAKRLGCDRGEVFVSSTGVIGVPLPLDKARAGVSAALDAPECSWEEAAATIGTTDTFPKGALARAVIGDTTVTLAAIIKGSGMIAPDMATMLGYIFTDAAVEPAFLQDMLSAANERTFSCITVDSDTSTSDTVLAFATGRAGNAPLASPDAPGADAFAAALHDICRQLAHLVVRDGEGARKFIEVAVTGAVSDESARKVGLAIANSPLVKTAIAGEDANWGRVVMAVGKAGEPADRDTLSVGFGGHWVARDGVPLPDYDETPVAEHLRGSEVRIDVDLGLGDGRATVWTCDLTHGYIAINADYRS, from the coding sequence ATGGACCTCGATCGCTCCCCCCTTGCCGCGCCCTTCCCCGATCTTCCGAAAATAGCCGGCGTTACGCCGCGCGTCGCCCGCGCCGGGTACAAGGACTGGGGACGGTGCGATCTGACTTATGTCGAACTGGCGGAAAACACCGCGGTGGCCGGACTGTTCACCCGCAACGTCTGCTGTTCGAGCGAAGTGGAGCTGGGCCGCGAACAGGTTCGAGGCGGGCGTGCGCGCGCGCTGGTGGTCAATGCCGGCAACTCGAATGCCTTCACCGGCTATCGCGGGCGGGAAGCCGTAGAGCAGATCATGGCCCAAGTGGCCAAGCGGCTCGGGTGCGACCGGGGTGAGGTCTTCGTCTCTTCCACCGGGGTGATCGGCGTCCCGCTGCCGCTGGACAAGGCGCGCGCGGGGGTTTCCGCCGCGCTCGATGCGCCAGAATGTTCGTGGGAGGAAGCCGCCGCAACCATCGGAACCACCGACACTTTTCCCAAAGGCGCGCTGGCGCGGGCAGTGATCGGCGATACCACGGTCACTCTGGCCGCGATCATCAAAGGCAGCGGCATGATCGCGCCCGACATGGCCACGATGCTGGGTTATATCTTCACTGACGCCGCGGTGGAACCGGCGTTCCTGCAGGACATGCTCTCGGCCGCCAACGAACGCACGTTCTCGTGCATCACAGTCGACAGCGACACCTCTACCAGCGACACCGTGCTGGCCTTTGCCACCGGCCGGGCGGGCAACGCCCCGCTGGCGTCGCCCGACGCCCCCGGTGCCGATGCCTTCGCCGCCGCGCTGCACGACATCTGTCGTCAGCTCGCGCATCTCGTGGTGCGCGACGGCGAAGGCGCGCGCAAGTTCATCGAGGTCGCCGTCACCGGCGCCGTTTCGGACGAAAGCGCGCGCAAGGTCGGGCTGGCAATCGCCAATTCGCCGCTCGTCAAGACGGCTATCGCGGGAGAAGACGCAAACTGGGGCCGCGTGGTTATGGCGGTGGGCAAGGCGGGCGAACCGGCCGATCGCGACACGCTGTCCGTCGGGTTCGGCGGCCATTGGGTTGCGCGTGACGGGGTGCCCCTCCCCGATTACGACGAGACGCCGGTGGCCGAACACTTGCGCGGCAGCGAAGTGCGGATCGACGTCGATCTGGGGCTCGGCGACGGTCGGGCGACGGTGTGGACCTGCGACCTCACCCACGGATACATCGCCATCAACGCGGACTATCGCTCGTGA